A section of the Saccharopolyspora gregorii genome encodes:
- a CDS encoding ABC transporter substrate-binding protein, translating to MRVRRRGGGAVRSIAAWGAAVVAASALSACAAPRHDDVVNLYYAPEEHLQTVVDRCNDQADGRYRIVYHKLPRDADGQREQLVRRLAAQDDGMDVLGLDTTWTAEFARAGWVREWTGAERRQAEAGTLAGPLASARYGGKLFGAPKNTNVQLLWYRSDVVDRPPRTWDEMIEQARRFEAAGEPSTILIPGAQFEGYVVQFNTLLASAGGKLISDDGTRAVVDEGAVRALEQLKALADSGLTSPSMSNSQEDDVRLEFQQGDAAFQLNWPFAYPSMQEDAPDIARNVRWARYPSSDPARPSKVTLGGFNLAVSAHSPNPQASFAAALCLRSPDSQRFSAIHDGVPPTIESVYAAPEMAAEYPMRDTILEELRDPAIRPITPAYQNVSTVLSKLLSPASRIDPPRTAERIRTEVQDALDSRGVLP from the coding sequence GTGAGGGTGCGCAGACGCGGTGGGGGCGCGGTCCGGTCGATCGCGGCGTGGGGCGCGGCGGTGGTGGCGGCTTCGGCGCTGAGCGCCTGCGCGGCCCCGCGGCACGACGACGTCGTCAACCTGTACTACGCGCCGGAGGAGCACCTCCAGACCGTCGTCGACCGGTGCAACGACCAGGCCGACGGCCGGTACCGCATCGTCTACCACAAGCTGCCGCGCGACGCGGACGGCCAGCGGGAGCAGCTGGTGCGCAGGCTCGCCGCGCAGGACGACGGCATGGACGTGCTCGGCCTGGACACCACCTGGACCGCGGAGTTCGCCCGCGCCGGCTGGGTCCGCGAGTGGACCGGCGCGGAGCGGCGGCAAGCCGAGGCGGGCACCCTCGCCGGGCCGCTGGCCTCGGCCCGCTACGGCGGGAAGCTGTTCGGGGCGCCGAAGAACACCAACGTGCAGCTGCTCTGGTACCGCTCCGACGTGGTGGACCGGCCGCCGCGCACCTGGGACGAGATGATCGAGCAGGCCCGGCGCTTCGAGGCGGCGGGCGAGCCGTCGACGATCCTCATCCCGGGCGCCCAGTTCGAGGGCTACGTGGTGCAGTTCAACACCCTGCTCGCCTCCGCCGGCGGGAAGCTGATCTCCGACGACGGGACCCGCGCCGTGGTCGACGAGGGCGCGGTGCGCGCGCTGGAGCAGCTCAAGGCCCTCGCCGATTCCGGGCTCACCAGCCCGTCCATGTCGAACTCGCAGGAGGACGACGTCCGGCTGGAGTTCCAGCAGGGCGACGCGGCGTTCCAGCTGAACTGGCCGTTCGCGTACCCGTCGATGCAGGAGGACGCGCCGGACATCGCGCGGAACGTGCGCTGGGCCCGCTACCCGAGCTCCGACCCGGCGCGGCCCAGCAAGGTCACCCTCGGCGGGTTCAACCTCGCCGTCAGCGCCCACTCGCCGAACCCGCAGGCGTCCTTCGCCGCCGCGCTGTGCCTGCGCAGCCCGGACAGCCAGCGGTTCTCCGCGATCCACGACGGGGTGCCGCCCACCATCGAATCCGTCTACGCGGCCCCGGAGATGGCCGCCGAGTACCCGATGCGCGACACCATCCTGGAAGAGCTGCGGGACCCGGCGATCCGCCCGATCACGCCCGCCTACCAGAACGTGTCCACGGTGCTGTCCAAGCTGCTGTCCCCGGCGTCGCGGATCGACCCGCCGCGCACCGCCGAGCGGATCCGCACCGAGGTGCAGGACGCCCTGGACTCGCGGGGGGTGCTGCCGTGA
- a CDS encoding type II toxin-antitoxin system Phd/YefM family antitoxin, with protein sequence MKTMSYSESRAKYAETLNSVVDDREEVVITRAGHEAVVMVALDDYESLKETAYLLKSPENARRLLASIERLEHGGGTTRDLVE encoded by the coding sequence ATGAAGACCATGTCCTACTCCGAGTCCCGCGCGAAGTACGCCGAAACGCTGAACTCCGTGGTCGACGACCGCGAGGAGGTCGTGATCACGAGGGCCGGGCACGAAGCGGTCGTCATGGTCGCGCTGGACGACTACGAGTCGCTGAAGGAAACGGCCTACCTGCTCAAGAGCCCGGAGAACGCCCGCAGGTTGCTGGCCTCGATCGAACGGCTGGAGCACGGCGGGGGCACCACGCGGGACCTCGTCGAATGA
- a CDS encoding Txe/YoeB family addiction module toxin codes for MKLVWDENAWADYVWWQTQDRKVLKRINTLLKDVERNGNEGIGKPEPLKHGFWSRRITDEHRLVYRVHEDQIQIAACRYHYGS; via the coding sequence ATGAAGCTGGTCTGGGACGAGAACGCGTGGGCGGATTACGTCTGGTGGCAGACCCAGGACCGCAAGGTCCTCAAGAGGATCAACACGCTGCTCAAGGACGTCGAACGGAACGGGAACGAGGGCATCGGCAAACCGGAACCGCTCAAGCACGGGTTCTGGTCGCGCCGCATCACCGATGAGCACCGCTTGGTGTACCGGGTCCACGAAGACCAGATCCAGATCGCCGCCTGCCGCTACCACTACGGCAGCTGA
- a CDS encoding general stress protein, with protein sequence MSYPFSGSARPAPGSPSSMPTPPTGWPIGSYGTYEEAQRAVDHLAGSDFPVREVTIVGVDLMLVERVTGKLTWGKVLAGGAASGAWIGLLIGLVMSIASPQGTGALSSMLAGLGGGILIGVGFAAAGYAAMRGRRDFSSASQLVAGRYDVLAQPRHAEHGRNLLAHLAMRPQASP encoded by the coding sequence GTGTCCTACCCGTTTTCCGGCTCGGCTCGGCCGGCGCCGGGTTCACCGAGCAGCATGCCCACCCCGCCGACGGGGTGGCCGATCGGCTCGTACGGCACGTACGAGGAGGCGCAGCGCGCGGTCGACCACCTGGCCGGCTCGGACTTCCCGGTGCGGGAGGTGACCATCGTCGGTGTCGACCTGATGCTCGTGGAGCGGGTCACCGGCAAGTTGACCTGGGGCAAGGTGCTGGCCGGTGGAGCGGCCTCCGGGGCGTGGATCGGGCTGCTCATCGGCCTGGTCATGAGCATCGCGTCGCCGCAGGGCACCGGCGCGCTGAGCTCGATGCTGGCCGGGCTGGGCGGCGGCATCCTCATCGGCGTCGGGTTCGCCGCCGCCGGGTACGCGGCGATGCGCGGGCGGCGGGACTTCTCCTCGGCGAGCCAGCTGGTCGCGGGGCGCTACGACGTGCTCGCCCAGCCCCGGCACGCCGAGCACGGCCGGAACCTCCTCGCGCACCTGGCGATGCGGCCGCAAGCCTCCCCGTGA
- a CDS encoding CPBP family intramembrane glutamic endopeptidase codes for MSDYPAGPVQAGVPYQLLARDARHRWWRPLVALLVFAVLAFVLLLVAMLVLAAFVLYPAGFGDVRIAALVRDPESVETLVRDPFVLLFVSFGALVSLIPAAVLTALWVQRRSPRQLIGVTGRFRRRWSAECLLAALAVFAVAFAVSALLTWITGGSFGPGFPGWADYGRVALLALVVVPVQSAAEEFAFRGFLLQAVSAWFRTPWPAIALTSLLFLLGHGYTDPLVWCQLLVMAVSMCWLVVRTGGLEAAIALHVVNNSLSLLVGGLGGVPGIEQAGDFPVGDVLPFIAAILAYAWWVDRRAARRGAWNVTGGRVELRPWSLRPATQDDLRPEVSG; via the coding sequence GTGAGCGACTACCCGGCCGGCCCGGTGCAGGCAGGCGTCCCGTACCAGCTGCTCGCCCGCGACGCCCGGCACCGCTGGTGGCGGCCGCTGGTGGCGCTGCTGGTGTTCGCGGTGCTGGCCTTCGTGCTGCTGCTGGTCGCCATGCTGGTGCTGGCCGCGTTCGTGCTGTACCCGGCGGGCTTCGGGGACGTGCGGATCGCGGCGCTCGTGCGGGACCCGGAGTCGGTCGAGACGCTGGTGCGGGATCCGTTCGTGCTGCTGTTCGTCTCCTTCGGGGCGCTGGTCTCGCTGATCCCGGCGGCGGTGCTCACCGCGCTGTGGGTGCAGCGGCGCAGCCCGCGGCAGCTGATCGGGGTCACCGGCCGGTTCCGCCGGCGGTGGTCGGCGGAGTGCCTGCTCGCCGCCCTCGCGGTGTTCGCCGTCGCGTTCGCGGTCTCGGCGCTGCTGACCTGGATCACCGGGGGTTCGTTCGGCCCCGGGTTCCCCGGCTGGGCCGACTACGGGCGGGTGGCGCTGCTGGCGCTGGTGGTGGTGCCGGTGCAGAGCGCCGCCGAGGAGTTCGCCTTCCGCGGGTTCCTGCTGCAGGCGGTGAGCGCCTGGTTCCGCACCCCGTGGCCCGCGATCGCACTGACCTCGCTGCTGTTCCTGCTCGGCCACGGCTACACCGATCCGCTGGTGTGGTGCCAGCTGCTGGTGATGGCGGTGTCGATGTGCTGGCTGGTGGTGCGCACCGGCGGCCTGGAGGCGGCGATCGCGCTGCACGTGGTGAACAACTCGCTGAGCCTGCTCGTCGGCGGCCTCGGCGGGGTACCCGGTATCGAGCAGGCCGGGGACTTCCCCGTCGGCGACGTGCTGCCGTTCATCGCGGCGATCCTGGCCTACGCCTGGTGGGTGGATCGGCGGGCGGCGCGCCGCGGCGCGTGGAACGTCACCGGCGGCCGGGTGGAGCTGCGGCCGTGGTCGCTGCGCCCCGCCACCCAAGACGATCTCCGGCCCGAGGTGTCGGGGTAG
- a CDS encoding patatin-like protein: MGEPGEREPDAARTGAENDQELRLALAMRGGASLAVWIGGAVAEIDLLRCATSRSDRPAVDRAAADRAGRVEPPRAERTDDDVEHPWAALAGLAGYDSVSVDVLAGASAGGLNATLLAASIVYGMPFEDMRELWVRLADLEAMSRAVPKFWHRRPDSLLEGDDYFRAELARLITELTPHPRDARNLGSRLDLLLTATLLDPVLERHFDGRSGPLVEQRRTAMFRFRHRGRSGQPLSDFGTGPDFPATALRMAQAARATSSFPFAFEPAQVHASIGGAPAGQPDMLGVFSETTTDPRPYRVIDGGVLDNIPVTAAVEAMAAVPTERPSSRWLLYLNPEPETVGEGRPLSRQLALPVASTAMSARMSQESLLADIHALDEHNAAVQRTELRRRSVFAPLLAAAPAVREAELLAQAARVEAEYAVVRAELDAQAVVRLLVEPAGSEDGRLLPPVVGEPLEGWSPQVRTVLGRRLGAGLAGLAAADPGRVFDDVRGLHSGVQECLDWARDIGRWAEAEQLPVIGRCKSELYRLRTFAQVLEGHADRYWVDGARHEPIVELGEMSDWVLRVADRRDRLQHRLPSPVRPLLGAVLDEVGRGERFQRALEEFAAELASIAESSGADAVPEDEHGVDAVAEARVVLHRIADRLAAAAPPRGDGERFGARSPGHSPERAASPEQVGYALLERTERRPAVLRALVVLTAPLDVGRSPGDRINLLRVVSDARSPLPFDALRTGGELQVEDKVRGGDLGNFGAFLSARWRANDWMWGRLDSASALVGLLLVPARLLRHSGGLGPEGIADRLREIVTTPTRAELGDAAGSERWRAFLAELWERHADQVRAELAAMFADPVDEHPLTRTKELVVERLHWTIAAQEVPFVATVAPGADPGEPALPDIPEPEPLADEVRRYSVGRERVADLGEPRLASMATRAGLVAYRAVRPGTAGVLRLLGRVATTVVKPVLLLAVLAVAAPRRVALAALLGATAVVLSGVAPAGSDALFPREVSLSCPAVPPADPDGTTYCMGWYPGASAGDRIAVLPPDSSAVAALRPFTFDPFQMNAGVLLALIVVAASALWLGFRSLSRGRGAARWLPAALTAVVVTAAVVWIADTGLTLGPQGLVLTAVAVNFLLSLGLRPWGRAVAALLSAAVFTTALWLVDPPVGEVGWLVPTAIAAAYAHMVLLSTVDLLRPRPRPEHGAERSGTAGGAGSARSEVVRGEPAAGPRTL, from the coding sequence GTGGGCGAACCGGGAGAGCGCGAACCGGACGCGGCGCGGACCGGCGCGGAGAACGACCAGGAGCTCCGGCTGGCGCTGGCGATGCGCGGCGGGGCGAGCCTCGCGGTGTGGATCGGCGGTGCCGTCGCCGAGATCGACCTGCTGCGCTGCGCGACGTCCCGGTCGGACCGGCCGGCCGTGGACCGGGCGGCCGCGGACCGGGCGGGACGGGTCGAACCGCCCCGGGCGGAGCGGACCGACGACGACGTCGAGCACCCGTGGGCGGCGCTGGCCGGGCTCGCCGGCTACGACTCGGTGTCGGTGGACGTGCTCGCCGGGGCGTCGGCGGGCGGGCTGAACGCGACGCTGCTGGCCGCCTCGATCGTCTACGGCATGCCGTTCGAGGACATGCGCGAGCTGTGGGTGCGGCTCGCCGACCTGGAGGCGATGAGCCGCGCGGTGCCGAAGTTCTGGCACCGCAGGCCCGATTCGCTGCTGGAGGGCGACGACTACTTCCGCGCCGAACTGGCCCGGCTGATCACCGAGCTCACCCCGCACCCGCGGGACGCCCGCAACCTCGGGTCCCGGCTGGACCTGCTGCTCACCGCGACCCTGCTGGACCCGGTGCTGGAGCGGCACTTCGACGGCCGCTCCGGGCCGCTGGTCGAGCAGCGCCGCACCGCCATGTTCCGGTTCCGGCACCGCGGTCGCTCCGGGCAGCCGCTGTCGGACTTCGGCACCGGACCCGACTTCCCGGCGACCGCGCTGCGGATGGCGCAGGCGGCGCGCGCCACCTCCTCGTTCCCGTTCGCGTTCGAACCCGCGCAGGTGCACGCGAGCATCGGCGGGGCACCGGCCGGACAACCGGACATGCTCGGGGTGTTCTCCGAGACGACCACCGATCCGCGCCCGTACCGGGTGATCGACGGCGGGGTGCTGGACAACATCCCGGTGACCGCGGCCGTGGAGGCGATGGCCGCGGTGCCCACCGAGCGGCCCAGCTCGCGCTGGCTGCTGTACCTCAACCCGGAACCGGAGACGGTCGGCGAGGGCAGGCCGCTGAGCAGGCAGCTGGCGCTACCGGTGGCCTCCACCGCGATGAGCGCCCGCATGTCGCAGGAGTCGCTGCTGGCCGACATCCACGCGCTCGACGAGCACAACGCGGCGGTGCAGCGCACCGAACTGCGCCGCAGGTCCGTGTTCGCGCCGCTGCTGGCCGCCGCCCCCGCCGTCCGCGAAGCGGAGCTGCTGGCCCAGGCCGCGCGGGTCGAAGCGGAGTACGCGGTGGTGCGCGCGGAGCTGGACGCCCAGGCCGTGGTGCGGCTGCTGGTCGAACCCGCGGGCAGCGAGGACGGCAGGCTGCTGCCGCCGGTGGTGGGCGAACCCCTCGAAGGCTGGTCCCCGCAGGTCCGCACCGTGCTGGGGCGCCGGCTGGGCGCGGGACTGGCCGGGCTGGCGGCCGCGGACCCGGGACGGGTGTTCGACGACGTGCGCGGGCTGCACTCCGGGGTGCAGGAGTGCCTGGACTGGGCGCGGGACATCGGCCGCTGGGCCGAGGCGGAGCAGCTGCCGGTGATCGGGCGCTGCAAATCGGAGCTGTACCGGCTGCGCACCTTCGCCCAGGTCCTGGAGGGCCACGCCGACCGGTACTGGGTGGACGGCGCCCGGCACGAACCGATCGTCGAGCTCGGGGAGATGTCGGACTGGGTGCTGCGGGTCGCCGACCGCCGGGACCGGCTGCAGCACCGGCTGCCGTCCCCGGTGCGGCCGCTGCTGGGCGCGGTGCTCGACGAGGTGGGCCGGGGGGAGCGGTTCCAGCGCGCGCTGGAGGAGTTCGCCGCCGAGCTCGCGTCGATCGCCGAGTCCTCCGGCGCCGACGCGGTGCCCGAGGACGAGCACGGGGTGGACGCGGTGGCGGAGGCGCGGGTGGTGCTGCACCGCATCGCCGACCGGCTCGCCGCCGCGGCCCCGCCGCGCGGGGACGGCGAGCGGTTCGGGGCGCGCTCGCCCGGGCACTCCCCGGAGCGCGCCGCCTCCCCCGAGCAGGTCGGCTACGCGCTGCTGGAGCGCACCGAGCGGCGCCCCGCCGTGCTCCGCGCGCTGGTGGTGCTGACCGCGCCGCTGGACGTCGGCCGTTCGCCGGGCGACCGGATCAACCTGCTGCGCGTCGTCAGCGATGCGCGCTCCCCGCTGCCGTTCGACGCGCTGCGCACCGGCGGCGAGCTGCAGGTCGAGGACAAGGTGCGCGGTGGCGACCTGGGCAACTTCGGCGCGTTCCTGTCCGCGCGGTGGCGCGCGAACGACTGGATGTGGGGGCGGCTCGACTCGGCGTCGGCGCTGGTGGGGCTGCTGCTGGTCCCGGCGCGGCTGCTGCGGCACAGCGGCGGCCTCGGCCCGGAGGGCATCGCGGACCGGCTGCGGGAGATCGTCACCACCCCGACCCGCGCGGAGCTCGGCGACGCCGCCGGTTCCGAGCGGTGGCGGGCGTTCCTGGCCGAGCTGTGGGAGCGGCACGCCGACCAGGTGCGCGCCGAGCTGGCGGCCATGTTCGCCGACCCGGTCGACGAGCACCCGCTGACCCGCACCAAGGAACTCGTCGTGGAACGGCTGCACTGGACGATCGCCGCCCAGGAGGTGCCGTTCGTCGCGACCGTCGCACCCGGCGCCGACCCGGGCGAGCCCGCGCTGCCGGACATCCCCGAACCGGAGCCGCTCGCCGACGAGGTGCGGCGCTACTCGGTCGGCCGCGAGCGGGTGGCGGACCTCGGCGAGCCCCGGCTCGCCTCGATGGCGACCCGGGCCGGGCTGGTGGCCTACCGCGCGGTGCGGCCGGGCACGGCGGGCGTGCTGCGGCTGCTGGGGCGGGTGGCGACGACCGTGGTGAAGCCGGTGCTGCTGCTGGCGGTGCTCGCGGTCGCCGCGCCGCGCCGCGTGGCGCTGGCGGCGTTGCTCGGCGCGACGGCCGTGGTGCTCAGCGGGGTGGCCCCGGCCGGATCCGATGCGCTGTTCCCGCGGGAAGTCTCGCTGAGCTGCCCGGCCGTGCCGCCAGCGGATCCGGACGGCACGACCTACTGCATGGGCTGGTACCCGGGCGCGTCGGCCGGGGACCGGATCGCGGTGCTGCCGCCGGACTCCTCGGCGGTCGCGGCGCTGCGGCCGTTCACCTTCGACCCGTTCCAGATGAACGCGGGCGTGCTGCTGGCGCTGATCGTGGTCGCCGCTTCCGCGCTGTGGCTGGGCTTCCGGTCGCTGAGCCGGGGCCGGGGCGCGGCCCGCTGGCTGCCCGCCGCGCTCACCGCGGTGGTGGTGACCGCGGCGGTGGTGTGGATCGCCGACACCGGGCTGACGCTCGGACCGCAGGGGCTGGTGCTTACGGCCGTGGCGGTGAACTTCCTGCTCTCGCTGGGACTGCGGCCGTGGGGCCGGGCCGTGGCGGCGCTGCTGTCGGCGGCCGTGTTCACCACGGCGCTGTGGCTGGTGGACCCGCCGGTGGGCGAGGTCGGGTGGCTGGTGCCCACCGCGATCGCGGCCGCCTACGCGCACATGGTGCTGCTGTCCACGGTGGACCTGCTGCGGCCCCGCCCGCGCCCCGAGCACGGCGCCGAGCGGTCCGGGACGGCGGGCGGCGCCGGTTCCGCCCGATCGGAGGTGGTTCGCGGCGAACCGGCCGCAGGCCCCCGAACACTATGA
- a CDS encoding HpcH/HpaI aldolase/citrate lyase family protein produces MRRFPVVDRRRARRSCLAVPGSSAKMIDKARGLAVDSFFLDLEDAVAPLAKAEARGRVAAALNEGGWDGKIRSVRVNDLTSQWTYRDVVEVVETAGENLDTIVLPKVSTPDHVRWLDLTLTQVERATGLEVGRIGVEAQIEDARGLAEVDAIASASPRVEALVFGPADFMASIGVRSMVVGEQPPGYDVGDAYHYVLMRMLVAARAHDVQAIDGPYLAIKDVEGLRRVGGRSAALGFDGKWVLHPAQVDAVNELFSPRQADYDHAENVLDAYEWHTSEAGGMRGAAMLGDEMIDEASRKMALVIAGKGRAAGMSRTDRWTPPTG; encoded by the coding sequence ATGAGGAGGTTCCCCGTGGTCGATCGCCGACGTGCCCGCCGCAGCTGCCTGGCCGTTCCCGGTTCCAGCGCCAAAATGATCGACAAGGCCCGCGGGCTGGCGGTGGACTCGTTCTTCCTGGACTTGGAGGACGCCGTGGCCCCGCTGGCGAAGGCGGAGGCCCGCGGCCGGGTCGCGGCCGCGCTGAACGAGGGCGGCTGGGACGGCAAGATCCGCTCGGTCCGGGTCAACGACCTCACCTCGCAGTGGACCTACCGGGACGTGGTGGAGGTCGTGGAGACCGCCGGGGAGAACCTGGACACCATCGTGCTGCCGAAGGTGTCCACGCCGGACCACGTGCGCTGGCTGGACCTGACGCTGACCCAGGTGGAGCGCGCCACCGGCCTGGAAGTCGGCCGGATCGGCGTCGAGGCGCAGATCGAGGACGCGCGCGGACTGGCCGAAGTGGACGCCATCGCATCGGCGTCGCCGCGCGTCGAAGCGCTGGTGTTCGGCCCCGCCGACTTCATGGCCTCGATCGGCGTGCGGTCCATGGTGGTCGGCGAGCAGCCGCCCGGCTACGACGTGGGCGACGCCTACCACTACGTGCTGATGCGGATGCTGGTGGCGGCGCGGGCGCACGACGTGCAGGCGATCGACGGGCCGTACCTGGCGATCAAGGACGTCGAGGGGTTGCGGCGGGTCGGCGGCCGCTCCGCGGCGCTGGGCTTCGACGGCAAGTGGGTGCTGCACCCGGCGCAGGTGGACGCGGTGAACGAGCTGTTCTCGCCGCGCCAGGCGGACTACGACCACGCGGAGAACGTGCTGGACGCCTACGAGTGGCACACCTCGGAGGCGGGCGGCATGCGCGGCGCGGCGATGCTCGGCGACGAGATGATCGACGAGGCCTCCCGGAAGATGGCGCTGGTCATCGCGGGCAAGGGCCGCGCCGCGGGCATGTCCCGCACCGACCGCTGGACCCCGCCCACCGGGTGA
- a CDS encoding magnesium transporter MgtE N-terminal domain-containing protein, translating to MAATTRVFAARVAGLAVFGPDGESIGKVRDVVAGLRAAGQPPRILGLVMEMAARRRIFVPMLRVVRVEPNAVTLATGSVNTRQFHQRPNEVLVLGQLLDAKVTLAATGASAVLVDAALEQTRTRDWRISRLAVRERTGRLGRRGPVQVVEWDQITGLAAAELTDRPQGVAQLLALLDTMRAVDVASTLHELPAKRRYEVAEALDDERLADVVEELPEDDQKDLIGHLGEDRAADVLEAMSPDDAADLLAELPEVDKNRLLELMEPAESAPVKRLLAYSADTAGGLMTPEPVVLGPDATIAEALAMVRNAELPVALASMVFVCRPPSATPTGRYLGCVHIQRLLREPPSTLVAGALDTTLASLPPTATLAEVTRYFAAYNLVCGPVLDDQEHLIGAVTVDDVLDHLLPENWRESGLPDDRNSPDAPKASDDA from the coding sequence GTGGCAGCCACAACCAGGGTCTTCGCGGCGCGGGTCGCCGGGCTCGCCGTGTTCGGCCCGGACGGCGAGTCCATCGGCAAGGTGCGCGACGTCGTCGCCGGGCTGCGCGCCGCCGGGCAGCCGCCGCGGATCCTCGGCCTGGTGATGGAGATGGCGGCGCGGCGGCGGATCTTCGTGCCGATGCTGCGGGTGGTGCGCGTCGAGCCGAACGCGGTCACCCTCGCCACCGGCTCGGTCAACACCCGCCAGTTCCACCAGCGGCCCAACGAGGTGCTGGTGCTCGGGCAGCTGCTGGACGCGAAGGTCACCCTCGCCGCCACCGGCGCCTCGGCGGTGCTGGTGGACGCGGCGCTGGAGCAGACCCGCACCCGCGACTGGCGGATCAGCAGGCTCGCGGTCCGGGAGCGCACCGGGCGGCTCGGCAGGCGCGGTCCGGTGCAGGTGGTGGAGTGGGACCAGATCACCGGGCTCGCCGCCGCGGAGCTCACCGACCGGCCGCAGGGCGTGGCGCAGCTGCTGGCCCTGCTGGACACGATGCGCGCCGTGGACGTGGCCAGCACGCTGCACGAACTTCCCGCGAAGCGCCGCTACGAGGTGGCCGAGGCGCTCGACGACGAACGGCTCGCCGACGTCGTGGAGGAACTGCCCGAGGACGACCAGAAGGACCTGATCGGGCACCTCGGGGAGGACCGGGCCGCGGACGTGCTGGAGGCCATGAGCCCCGACGACGCCGCCGACCTGCTCGCCGAACTGCCCGAAGTGGACAAGAACCGGCTGCTGGAGCTGATGGAGCCCGCCGAGTCCGCCCCGGTGAAGCGCCTGCTCGCCTACTCGGCGGACACCGCGGGCGGCCTGATGACACCGGAGCCGGTGGTCCTCGGCCCGGACGCCACCATCGCCGAGGCGCTCGCGATGGTGCGCAACGCGGAGCTGCCGGTGGCGCTGGCCAGCATGGTCTTCGTCTGCCGCCCGCCGTCGGCGACGCCCACCGGCCGCTACCTGGGCTGCGTGCACATCCAGCGGCTGCTGCGCGAACCGCCGTCGACGCTGGTGGCGGGCGCGCTGGACACCACCCTGGCGAGCCTGCCGCCGACGGCGACGCTGGCCGAGGTGACCCGCTACTTCGCCGCCTACAACCTGGTGTGCGGGCCGGTGCTCGACGACCAGGAGCACCTGATCGGCGCGGTCACGGTGGACGACGTGCTCGACCACCTGCTGCCGGAGAACTGGCGGGAGAGCGGGCTGCCCGACGACCGGAACTCCCCGGACGCACCGAAAGCGAGCGACGATGCCTGA
- a CDS encoding DUF1003 domain-containing protein: MPELLSRRRLDQPRMPRRFTVDFDPELFGQISERVARFLGTGKFLFWMTVFVISWIAMNLFAVGLRWDPYPFILLNLAFSTQASYAAPLILLAQNRQDDRDRVSLEEDRARAEQTKADTEYLARELAALRLAIGEVATRDYLRGELDRLRDELPGTESAGARRRRQGAEGREDA; the protein is encoded by the coding sequence ATGCCTGAACTGCTGTCCCGGCGGCGGCTCGACCAGCCCCGGATGCCGCGCCGGTTCACCGTGGACTTCGACCCGGAGCTGTTCGGCCAGATCTCCGAACGCGTGGCCCGCTTCCTCGGCACCGGGAAGTTCCTGTTCTGGATGACGGTGTTCGTGATCAGCTGGATCGCGATGAACCTGTTCGCGGTGGGCCTGCGCTGGGACCCGTACCCGTTCATCCTGCTGAACCTGGCGTTCTCCACCCAGGCCTCGTACGCGGCGCCGCTGATCCTGCTGGCGCAGAACCGGCAGGACGACCGGGACCGGGTGTCGCTGGAGGAGGACCGCGCGCGGGCCGAGCAGACGAAGGCCGACACCGAGTACCTGGCGCGGGAGCTGGCCGCGCTGCGGCTGGCGATCGGCGAGGTCGCCACCCGCGACTACCTGCGCGGCGAGCTCGACCGGTTGCGCGACGAGCTGCCCGGCACCGAGAGCGCGGGCGCGCGGCGCCGCCGCCAGGGCGCGGAGGGCCGCGAGGACGCGTGA
- a CDS encoding MarR family winged helix-turn-helix transcriptional regulator produces MTETGLDRLPTRGELLAYRTFLRAHARVTRCLEGDLIAEQRLTLAAYDVLQALYEAPERRLRMTELADAVLLSRSGVTRLVDRLERIGLVSRVRVDSDGRGVLAVITEAGEGRLRTASRTHLGGVTQYFLSVTEPRELEEFARTCEKLAAGGVPAPPGQRAQA; encoded by the coding sequence GTGACCGAGACGGGTCTTGATCGATTACCCACTCGTGGCGAGCTGCTGGCCTATCGAACCTTCCTGCGCGCGCACGCCCGCGTCACGCGCTGCCTGGAAGGAGATCTGATCGCCGAGCAGCGGCTGACGCTGGCCGCCTACGACGTGCTGCAGGCGCTCTACGAAGCGCCCGAGCGCAGGCTGCGCATGACCGAGCTCGCGGACGCCGTGCTGCTGTCCAGGTCCGGCGTGACGAGACTGGTCGACCGCCTGGAGCGGATCGGTCTGGTCAGTCGCGTCCGGGTCGATTCGGACGGCAGGGGGGTACTCGCGGTGATCACCGAGGCCGGCGAAGGCCGGTTGCGCACCGCATCCAGAACGCACCTCGGTGGAGTGACCCAGTACTTCCTTTCGGTGACTGAGCCGCGGGAGCTGGAGGAGTTCGCCCGGACCTGCGAGAAGCTCGCCGCCGGCGGCGTTCCGGCCCCGCCGGGGCAACGCGCCCAGGCCTGA